A single region of the Nicotiana sylvestris chromosome 6, ASM39365v2, whole genome shotgun sequence genome encodes:
- the LOC104228598 gene encoding heavy metal-associated isoprenylated plant protein 9-like: MGEEAKQGELEIEENKVEKTEEKKEPKPPSPFVLHIDLHCVGCAKKIERSISKIRGVERVMIDMAQNQVTIIGVIEPRQLCARIMNKTKRVAKVLSPLPADPEVVASQVSELTTVELSVNMHCEACAQQLKRKILKVRGISTNSLLLPSQISS, translated from the exons ATGGGTGAAGAAGCTAAACAG GGAGAACTGGAAATAGAGGAAAATAAGGTTGAGAAGACAGAGGAGAAGAAAGAACCAAAACCACCTTCCCCTTTCGTTTTGCATATAGACTTGCATTGTGTAGGATGCGCCAAGAAGATTGAGAGGTCCATTTCAAAGATTAGAG GGGTTGAAAGAGTGATGATAGATATGGCACAAAACCAAGTGACAATAATTGGTGTGATAGAACCACGACAACTGTGCGCCAGGATTATGAATAAAACAAAGAGAGTTGCAAAAGTATTGTCACCCCTGCCAGCAGATCCTGAAGTTGTTGCATCACAG GTTAGTGAGTTGACGACTGTTGAGCTCAGTGTCAACATGCATTGTGAGGCGTGCGCCCagcaactaaaaagaaaaattctaaAAGTCAGAGGTATATCAACGAATTCTTTATTATTACCCTCCCAAATTAGTAGCTAG
- the LOC138870778 gene encoding uncharacterized protein, translating to MSSHSCLTLMNDIVHSTLKANLIGTELMGRIFLLEKKTRESEKSIHEAEEIAKRAQLEADNWKEQFENAQRTIEELLDSRNHLEQQNRSLTSELAVAKASSSQFEKDKERLECCFSEQLSKSSEEIRKLKALLDKKEEYAGELVQNLTQVQADLKISSDKVHALESSHASLEASLDSHLAEHQVLKNDLAMWEREYGLLEEKFDLVVSWAFLNSRRDALMEASQENFDLDSKLAKVLETIERTQQSFDFTSPAIEAPVAKEPVNDEAAAVAVEVEDVAIPASEGEISTTQSMEDETSVTLAPLVEPNTSSPAETALVAASSEVVTVPVAERTQ from the exons atgagcagtcacagttgcttaactctgatgaatgacatagttcattctactttgaag gctaacctcattggtacagaattgatgggaagaattttccttctggaaaagaaaactcgtgaatctgaaaagtctatccatgaggctgaggaaatagccaAGAGAGCCCAGCTAGAAGCAGAtaattggaaagagcagtttgagaatgctcagagAACCATAGAAGAATTGCTAGATAGTAGAAatcacctggagcagcaaaaTCGAAGTCTGACTTCTGAGCTAGCAGTTGCCAAAGCTTCTTCAAGTCAATTTGAAAAAGACAAGGAGCGCCTTGAATGTTGCttttcagaacaattatcaaagtcAAGTGAAGAAATCAGAAAACTTAAGGCACTCTTggacaagaaagaagaatatgcaggagaattaGTGCAGAACTTGACTCAAGTTCAAGCTGATTTAAAGATCTCCTCTGACAAAGTACATGCCTTAGAAAGTTcccatgcctcccttgaagcttcccttgattctcatttagctgaacatcaagtgttaaagaatgatcttgctatgtgggaaagggagtatggacttcttgaggagaagtttgatttagtggtgagttgggctttcttaaactctcgtcgtgatgctttaatggaGGCCAGTCAAGAAAATTTTGACTTAGACTCAAAGTTGGCCAAAGTtttagaaaccattgaaagaaccCAACAATCATTTGACTTTACTTCTCCGGCAATTGAAGCTCCCGTGGCTAAGGAACCTGTAAATGACGAAGCTGCTGCTGTGGCAGTTGAAGTTGAAgatgttgcaattccagcttccGAGGGTGAAATTTCTACGACTCAGTCTATGGAAGATGAAACTTCCGTGACTCTTGCTCCCCTCGTTGAACCTAACACTTCAAGCCCAGCTGAAACCGCTcttgttgctgcttcttcagaagttgtcaccgtgcctgtggct GAAAGAACACAATGA